The following are from one region of the Gambusia affinis linkage group LG02, SWU_Gaff_1.0, whole genome shotgun sequence genome:
- the cbfa2t3 gene encoding protein CBFA2T3 isoform X1 yields MSAEVHLERQKRNDLGATSSSFAPAFTPRVPTVTLISHREPREKRTAHRLQPGSLDHKLVASSLYRYTEGSRVQKAGTMPDSPADVKTQPRSTPPTMPPPPPAVSQATSRNASFTPATSKSMLNGSSHSPTSLNGAPSTPNGFSNGPAMSSTASLSNQQLPPACGARQLCKLKRFLTTLQQFGNDISPEIGERVRSLVLGLVNSTLTIEEFHSKLHEATNFPLRPFVIPFLKANLPLLQRELLHCARLAKQTPAQYLAQHEQLLLDANASSPLDSSEIMLEMNEHGKRRTPDRTKDSSDRDGLHPEHLAKRPCTISPSQRFSPSTGLPAHPPPNGLPTHPPNGLPHPPNPQVGPQHYRLEDMALAHQYRDAFRHSEHRDSRDRHRQTAVHGARQEEVIDHRLTDREWAEEWKHLDNLLNCIMDMVEKTRRSLTVLRRCQEADREEMNHWIRRYSDVEEMKKGGSNGQHCLPPPPTLPPPPTPHHNSSSNTASSSESLPIGTSSAAERQTGRQTEIHRDFLHRPPSGYLPEEIWRKAGTTSMPLSPALKHLQNKQEEAVNEVKRQAMSELQKAVSDAERKAHEMISAERSKMERALAEAKRQASEDALTVINQQEDSSESCWNCGRKASETCSGCNTARYCGSFCQHKDWEKHHHVCGQGLQGLPGGSSVPLGTPSSTSSVSSSAPPTHSESTPPGPLSLAGQSSIAGGAGSGSVSASPKESSSSSASRSTTPATPALLDATSR; encoded by the exons GTAGCAGAGTGCAGAAGGCTGGAACAATGCCAGATTCACCTGCGGATGTGAAAACCCAGCCCAGGTCCACCCCACCTACCATGCCTCCTCCACCCCCGGCTGTGAGTCAAGCAACAAGTCGCAACGCCTCATTCACACCGGCCACCAGTAAATCAA tgctgaACGGGAGCAGCCACTCTCCTACCTCGCTAAACGGTGCTCCTTCGACTCCCAATGGCTTCAGTAACGGGCCGGCGATGTCCTCGACGGCCTCCCTGTCTAACCAACAGCTTCCGCCGGCTTGTGGCGCCCGACAACTCTGCAAACTAAAGCGCTTCCTGACCACACTGCAGCAGTTCGGCAACGACATATCCCCCGAGATCGGGGAGAGAGTGCGCAGCCTTGTGTTAGGACTGGTG AACTCCACTCTCACCATTGAAGAGTTTCACTCCAAACTTCACGAGGCCACTAACTTCCCACTGAGGCCTTTTGTCATTCCTTTCTTAAAG GCAAACCTGCCCCTGCTGCAGAGAGAATTGCTCCACTGTGCCAGACTGGCCAAACAGACTCCAGCCCAGTATCTGGCTCAGCATGAGCAGCTCCTCCTGGACGCCAATGCTAGCTCGCCTCTCGACTCCTCGGAGATCATGCTGGAGATGAACGAGCACGGCAAGAGAAGGACTCCTGACAG GACCAAAGACAGCTCAGACAGAGACGGCTTGCATCCGGAGCACCTGGCAAAGCGGCCCTGCACTATCAGCCCCAGCCAACGCTTCAGCCCCAGCACGGGGCTCCCAGCTCACCCGCCTCCCAACGGCCTACCAACGCACCCACCCAACGGTCTGCCCCATCCGCCCAACCCCCAAGTGGGACCCCAGCACTACCGCCTAGAAGACATGGCCCTGGCGCACCAGTACAGGGATGCGTTCAGACACAGCGAACACAGAGACTCTCGAGACAGACACCGGCAGACAG CGGTGCATGGAGCTCGCCAAGAGGAGGTGATCGATCACCGTCTTACAGACCGAGAATGGGCAGAAGAATGGAAACATCTCGATAAT CTCCTTAACTGCATCATGGACATGGTAGAGAAGACTCGCCGCTCCTTGACGGTGCTGCGCCGCTGCCAGGAGGCCGATCGTGAGGAGATGAATCACTGGATCCGCCGCTACAGCGACGTAGAGGAGATGAAAAAAGGTGGGAGCAACGGACAGCActgcctccctcctcctcctactcttcctcctcctcctactcctCACCACAACTCCTCCTCCAACACAGCTAGCAGCAGCGAGTCACTGCCCATAGGAACTTCCTCGGCTGCTGAAAggcagacaggcagacagacag agatCCACAGAGACTTCTTGCACCGGCCTCCCTCAGGATACCTGCCTGAAGAAATCTGGAGGAAAGCCG GTACTACAAGCATGCCGCTTTCCCCAGCTCTAAAGCACCTCCAAAACAAGCAGG AGGAGGCGGTGAATGAAGTGAAGCGGCAAGCCATGTCAGAGCTGCAGAAGGCGGTGTCAGACGCAGAGAGGAAGGCTCACGAGATGATCTCTGCTGAACGATCCAAAATGGAGAGGGCACTGGCCGAGGCAAAGAGACAAGCTTCTGAAGACGCGCTAACGGTCATCAACCAGCAAGAAGACTCCAGCGAG AGCTGCTGGAACTGCGGCAGGAAAGCCAGCGAGACATGCAGCGGCTGCAACACAGCACGCTACTGCGGCTCCTTCTGCCAACACAAAGACTGGGAGAAACACCACCACGTCTGTGGTCAGGGCCTGCAGGGACTGCCGGGGGGCAGCAGCGTTCCCCTGGGAACaccttcctccacctcctccgtGTCCTCCAGCGCGCCACCGACCCACTCAGAGAGCACCCCTCCAGGACCCCTCTCCCTGGCGGGCCAGAGCAGTATTGCGGGAGGAGCCGGCAGCGGGAGCGTCTCCGCCAGCCCCAAAGAGAGCAGTTCCAGCAGTGCCTCTCGCTCCACAACCCCAGCGACCCCTGCCCTACTGGATGCCACCTCACGCTGA
- the cbfa2t3 gene encoding protein CBFA2T3 isoform X2 produces MSAEVHLERQKRNDLGATSSSFAPAFTPRVPTVTLISHREPREKRTAHRLQPGSLDHKLVASSLYRYTEGSRVQKAGTMPDSPADVKTQPRSTPPTMPPPPPAVSQATSRNASFTPATSKSMLNGSSHSPTSLNGAPSTPNGFSNGPAMSSTASLSNQQLPPACGARQLCKLKRFLTTLQQFGNDISPEIGERVRSLVLGLVNSTLTIEEFHSKLHEATNFPLRPFVIPFLKANLPLLQRELLHCARLAKQTPAQYLAQHEQLLLDANASSPLDSSEIMLEMNEHGKRRTPDRTKDSSDRDGLHPEHLAKRPCTISPSQRFSPSTGLPAHPPPNGLPTHPPNGLPHPPNPQVGPQHYRLEDMALAHQYRDAFRHSEHRDSRDRHRQTAVHGARQEEVIDHRLTDREWAEEWKHLDNLLNCIMDMVEKTRRSLTVLRRCQEADREEMNHWIRRYSDVEEMKKGGSNGQHCLPPPPTLPPPPTPHHNSSSNTASSSESLPIGTSSAAERQTGRQTEIHRDFLHRPPSGYLPEEIWRKAEEAVNEVKRQAMSELQKAVSDAERKAHEMISAERSKMERALAEAKRQASEDALTVINQQEDSSESCWNCGRKASETCSGCNTARYCGSFCQHKDWEKHHHVCGQGLQGLPGGSSVPLGTPSSTSSVSSSAPPTHSESTPPGPLSLAGQSSIAGGAGSGSVSASPKESSSSSASRSTTPATPALLDATSR; encoded by the exons GTAGCAGAGTGCAGAAGGCTGGAACAATGCCAGATTCACCTGCGGATGTGAAAACCCAGCCCAGGTCCACCCCACCTACCATGCCTCCTCCACCCCCGGCTGTGAGTCAAGCAACAAGTCGCAACGCCTCATTCACACCGGCCACCAGTAAATCAA tgctgaACGGGAGCAGCCACTCTCCTACCTCGCTAAACGGTGCTCCTTCGACTCCCAATGGCTTCAGTAACGGGCCGGCGATGTCCTCGACGGCCTCCCTGTCTAACCAACAGCTTCCGCCGGCTTGTGGCGCCCGACAACTCTGCAAACTAAAGCGCTTCCTGACCACACTGCAGCAGTTCGGCAACGACATATCCCCCGAGATCGGGGAGAGAGTGCGCAGCCTTGTGTTAGGACTGGTG AACTCCACTCTCACCATTGAAGAGTTTCACTCCAAACTTCACGAGGCCACTAACTTCCCACTGAGGCCTTTTGTCATTCCTTTCTTAAAG GCAAACCTGCCCCTGCTGCAGAGAGAATTGCTCCACTGTGCCAGACTGGCCAAACAGACTCCAGCCCAGTATCTGGCTCAGCATGAGCAGCTCCTCCTGGACGCCAATGCTAGCTCGCCTCTCGACTCCTCGGAGATCATGCTGGAGATGAACGAGCACGGCAAGAGAAGGACTCCTGACAG GACCAAAGACAGCTCAGACAGAGACGGCTTGCATCCGGAGCACCTGGCAAAGCGGCCCTGCACTATCAGCCCCAGCCAACGCTTCAGCCCCAGCACGGGGCTCCCAGCTCACCCGCCTCCCAACGGCCTACCAACGCACCCACCCAACGGTCTGCCCCATCCGCCCAACCCCCAAGTGGGACCCCAGCACTACCGCCTAGAAGACATGGCCCTGGCGCACCAGTACAGGGATGCGTTCAGACACAGCGAACACAGAGACTCTCGAGACAGACACCGGCAGACAG CGGTGCATGGAGCTCGCCAAGAGGAGGTGATCGATCACCGTCTTACAGACCGAGAATGGGCAGAAGAATGGAAACATCTCGATAAT CTCCTTAACTGCATCATGGACATGGTAGAGAAGACTCGCCGCTCCTTGACGGTGCTGCGCCGCTGCCAGGAGGCCGATCGTGAGGAGATGAATCACTGGATCCGCCGCTACAGCGACGTAGAGGAGATGAAAAAAGGTGGGAGCAACGGACAGCActgcctccctcctcctcctactcttcctcctcctcctactcctCACCACAACTCCTCCTCCAACACAGCTAGCAGCAGCGAGTCACTGCCCATAGGAACTTCCTCGGCTGCTGAAAggcagacaggcagacagacag agatCCACAGAGACTTCTTGCACCGGCCTCCCTCAGGATACCTGCCTGAAGAAATCTGGAGGAAAGCCG AGGAGGCGGTGAATGAAGTGAAGCGGCAAGCCATGTCAGAGCTGCAGAAGGCGGTGTCAGACGCAGAGAGGAAGGCTCACGAGATGATCTCTGCTGAACGATCCAAAATGGAGAGGGCACTGGCCGAGGCAAAGAGACAAGCTTCTGAAGACGCGCTAACGGTCATCAACCAGCAAGAAGACTCCAGCGAG AGCTGCTGGAACTGCGGCAGGAAAGCCAGCGAGACATGCAGCGGCTGCAACACAGCACGCTACTGCGGCTCCTTCTGCCAACACAAAGACTGGGAGAAACACCACCACGTCTGTGGTCAGGGCCTGCAGGGACTGCCGGGGGGCAGCAGCGTTCCCCTGGGAACaccttcctccacctcctccgtGTCCTCCAGCGCGCCACCGACCCACTCAGAGAGCACCCCTCCAGGACCCCTCTCCCTGGCGGGCCAGAGCAGTATTGCGGGAGGAGCCGGCAGCGGGAGCGTCTCCGCCAGCCCCAAAGAGAGCAGTTCCAGCAGTGCCTCTCGCTCCACAACCCCAGCGACCCCTGCCCTACTGGATGCCACCTCACGCTGA
- the cbfa2t3 gene encoding protein CBFA2T3 isoform X3: MSAEVHLERQKRNDLGATSSSFAPAFTPRVPTVTLISHREPREKRTAHRLQPGSLDHKLVASSLYRYTEGSRVQKAGTMPDSPADVKTQPRSTPPTMPPPPPAVSQATSRNASFTPATSKSMLNGSSHSPTSLNGAPSTPNGFSNGPAMSSTASLSNQQLPPACGARQLCKLKRFLTTLQQFGNDISPEIGERVRSLVLGLVNSTLTIEEFHSKLHEATNFPLRPFVIPFLKANLPLLQRELLHCARLAKQTPAQYLAQHEQLLLDANASSPLDSSEIMLEMNEHGKRRTPDRTKDSSDRDGLHPEHLAKRPCTISPSQRFSPSTGLPAHPPPNGLPTHPPNGLPHPPNPQVGPQHYRLEDMALAHQYRDAFRHSEHRDSRDRHRQTAVHGARQEEVIDHRLTDREWAEEWKHLDNLLNCIMDMVEKTRRSLTVLRRCQEADREEMNHWIRRYSDVEEMKKASSSESLPIGTSSAAERQTGRQTEIHRDFLHRPPSGYLPEEIWRKAGTTSMPLSPALKHLQNKQEEAVNEVKRQAMSELQKAVSDAERKAHEMISAERSKMERALAEAKRQASEDALTVINQQEDSSESCWNCGRKASETCSGCNTARYCGSFCQHKDWEKHHHVCGQGLQGLPGGSSVPLGTPSSTSSVSSSAPPTHSESTPPGPLSLAGQSSIAGGAGSGSVSASPKESSSSSASRSTTPATPALLDATSR; this comes from the exons GTAGCAGAGTGCAGAAGGCTGGAACAATGCCAGATTCACCTGCGGATGTGAAAACCCAGCCCAGGTCCACCCCACCTACCATGCCTCCTCCACCCCCGGCTGTGAGTCAAGCAACAAGTCGCAACGCCTCATTCACACCGGCCACCAGTAAATCAA tgctgaACGGGAGCAGCCACTCTCCTACCTCGCTAAACGGTGCTCCTTCGACTCCCAATGGCTTCAGTAACGGGCCGGCGATGTCCTCGACGGCCTCCCTGTCTAACCAACAGCTTCCGCCGGCTTGTGGCGCCCGACAACTCTGCAAACTAAAGCGCTTCCTGACCACACTGCAGCAGTTCGGCAACGACATATCCCCCGAGATCGGGGAGAGAGTGCGCAGCCTTGTGTTAGGACTGGTG AACTCCACTCTCACCATTGAAGAGTTTCACTCCAAACTTCACGAGGCCACTAACTTCCCACTGAGGCCTTTTGTCATTCCTTTCTTAAAG GCAAACCTGCCCCTGCTGCAGAGAGAATTGCTCCACTGTGCCAGACTGGCCAAACAGACTCCAGCCCAGTATCTGGCTCAGCATGAGCAGCTCCTCCTGGACGCCAATGCTAGCTCGCCTCTCGACTCCTCGGAGATCATGCTGGAGATGAACGAGCACGGCAAGAGAAGGACTCCTGACAG GACCAAAGACAGCTCAGACAGAGACGGCTTGCATCCGGAGCACCTGGCAAAGCGGCCCTGCACTATCAGCCCCAGCCAACGCTTCAGCCCCAGCACGGGGCTCCCAGCTCACCCGCCTCCCAACGGCCTACCAACGCACCCACCCAACGGTCTGCCCCATCCGCCCAACCCCCAAGTGGGACCCCAGCACTACCGCCTAGAAGACATGGCCCTGGCGCACCAGTACAGGGATGCGTTCAGACACAGCGAACACAGAGACTCTCGAGACAGACACCGGCAGACAG CGGTGCATGGAGCTCGCCAAGAGGAGGTGATCGATCACCGTCTTACAGACCGAGAATGGGCAGAAGAATGGAAACATCTCGATAAT CTCCTTAACTGCATCATGGACATGGTAGAGAAGACTCGCCGCTCCTTGACGGTGCTGCGCCGCTGCCAGGAGGCCGATCGTGAGGAGATGAATCACTGGATCCGCCGCTACAGCGACGTAGAGGAGATGAAAAAAG CTAGCAGCAGCGAGTCACTGCCCATAGGAACTTCCTCGGCTGCTGAAAggcagacaggcagacagacag agatCCACAGAGACTTCTTGCACCGGCCTCCCTCAGGATACCTGCCTGAAGAAATCTGGAGGAAAGCCG GTACTACAAGCATGCCGCTTTCCCCAGCTCTAAAGCACCTCCAAAACAAGCAGG AGGAGGCGGTGAATGAAGTGAAGCGGCAAGCCATGTCAGAGCTGCAGAAGGCGGTGTCAGACGCAGAGAGGAAGGCTCACGAGATGATCTCTGCTGAACGATCCAAAATGGAGAGGGCACTGGCCGAGGCAAAGAGACAAGCTTCTGAAGACGCGCTAACGGTCATCAACCAGCAAGAAGACTCCAGCGAG AGCTGCTGGAACTGCGGCAGGAAAGCCAGCGAGACATGCAGCGGCTGCAACACAGCACGCTACTGCGGCTCCTTCTGCCAACACAAAGACTGGGAGAAACACCACCACGTCTGTGGTCAGGGCCTGCAGGGACTGCCGGGGGGCAGCAGCGTTCCCCTGGGAACaccttcctccacctcctccgtGTCCTCCAGCGCGCCACCGACCCACTCAGAGAGCACCCCTCCAGGACCCCTCTCCCTGGCGGGCCAGAGCAGTATTGCGGGAGGAGCCGGCAGCGGGAGCGTCTCCGCCAGCCCCAAAGAGAGCAGTTCCAGCAGTGCCTCTCGCTCCACAACCCCAGCGACCCCTGCCCTACTGGATGCCACCTCACGCTGA
- the cbfa2t3 gene encoding protein CBFA2T3 isoform X4 encodes MSAEVHLERQKRNDLGATSSSFAPAFTPRVPTVTLISHREPREKRTAHRLQPGSLDHKLVASSLYRYTEGSRVQKAGTMPDSPADVKTQPRSTPPTMPPPPPAVSQATSRNASFTPATSKSMLNGSSHSPTSLNGAPSTPNGFSNGPAMSSTASLSNQQLPPACGARQLCKLKRFLTTLQQFGNDISPEIGERVRSLVLGLVNSTLTIEEFHSKLHEATNFPLRPFVIPFLKANLPLLQRELLHCARLAKQTPAQYLAQHEQLLLDANASSPLDSSEIMLEMNEHGKRRTPDRTKDSSDRDGLHPEHLAKRPCTISPSQRFSPSTGLPAHPPPNGLPTHPPNGLPHPPNPQVGPQHYRLEDMALAHQYRDAFRHSEHRDSRDRHRQTAVHGARQEEVIDHRLTDREWAEEWKHLDNLLNCIMDMVEKTRRSLTVLRRCQEADREEMNHWIRRYSDVEEMKKEIHRDFLHRPPSGYLPEEIWRKAGTTSMPLSPALKHLQNKQEEAVNEVKRQAMSELQKAVSDAERKAHEMISAERSKMERALAEAKRQASEDALTVINQQEDSSESCWNCGRKASETCSGCNTARYCGSFCQHKDWEKHHHVCGQGLQGLPGGSSVPLGTPSSTSSVSSSAPPTHSESTPPGPLSLAGQSSIAGGAGSGSVSASPKESSSSSASRSTTPATPALLDATSR; translated from the exons GTAGCAGAGTGCAGAAGGCTGGAACAATGCCAGATTCACCTGCGGATGTGAAAACCCAGCCCAGGTCCACCCCACCTACCATGCCTCCTCCACCCCCGGCTGTGAGTCAAGCAACAAGTCGCAACGCCTCATTCACACCGGCCACCAGTAAATCAA tgctgaACGGGAGCAGCCACTCTCCTACCTCGCTAAACGGTGCTCCTTCGACTCCCAATGGCTTCAGTAACGGGCCGGCGATGTCCTCGACGGCCTCCCTGTCTAACCAACAGCTTCCGCCGGCTTGTGGCGCCCGACAACTCTGCAAACTAAAGCGCTTCCTGACCACACTGCAGCAGTTCGGCAACGACATATCCCCCGAGATCGGGGAGAGAGTGCGCAGCCTTGTGTTAGGACTGGTG AACTCCACTCTCACCATTGAAGAGTTTCACTCCAAACTTCACGAGGCCACTAACTTCCCACTGAGGCCTTTTGTCATTCCTTTCTTAAAG GCAAACCTGCCCCTGCTGCAGAGAGAATTGCTCCACTGTGCCAGACTGGCCAAACAGACTCCAGCCCAGTATCTGGCTCAGCATGAGCAGCTCCTCCTGGACGCCAATGCTAGCTCGCCTCTCGACTCCTCGGAGATCATGCTGGAGATGAACGAGCACGGCAAGAGAAGGACTCCTGACAG GACCAAAGACAGCTCAGACAGAGACGGCTTGCATCCGGAGCACCTGGCAAAGCGGCCCTGCACTATCAGCCCCAGCCAACGCTTCAGCCCCAGCACGGGGCTCCCAGCTCACCCGCCTCCCAACGGCCTACCAACGCACCCACCCAACGGTCTGCCCCATCCGCCCAACCCCCAAGTGGGACCCCAGCACTACCGCCTAGAAGACATGGCCCTGGCGCACCAGTACAGGGATGCGTTCAGACACAGCGAACACAGAGACTCTCGAGACAGACACCGGCAGACAG CGGTGCATGGAGCTCGCCAAGAGGAGGTGATCGATCACCGTCTTACAGACCGAGAATGGGCAGAAGAATGGAAACATCTCGATAAT CTCCTTAACTGCATCATGGACATGGTAGAGAAGACTCGCCGCTCCTTGACGGTGCTGCGCCGCTGCCAGGAGGCCGATCGTGAGGAGATGAATCACTGGATCCGCCGCTACAGCGACGTAGAGGAGATGAAAAAAG agatCCACAGAGACTTCTTGCACCGGCCTCCCTCAGGATACCTGCCTGAAGAAATCTGGAGGAAAGCCG GTACTACAAGCATGCCGCTTTCCCCAGCTCTAAAGCACCTCCAAAACAAGCAGG AGGAGGCGGTGAATGAAGTGAAGCGGCAAGCCATGTCAGAGCTGCAGAAGGCGGTGTCAGACGCAGAGAGGAAGGCTCACGAGATGATCTCTGCTGAACGATCCAAAATGGAGAGGGCACTGGCCGAGGCAAAGAGACAAGCTTCTGAAGACGCGCTAACGGTCATCAACCAGCAAGAAGACTCCAGCGAG AGCTGCTGGAACTGCGGCAGGAAAGCCAGCGAGACATGCAGCGGCTGCAACACAGCACGCTACTGCGGCTCCTTCTGCCAACACAAAGACTGGGAGAAACACCACCACGTCTGTGGTCAGGGCCTGCAGGGACTGCCGGGGGGCAGCAGCGTTCCCCTGGGAACaccttcctccacctcctccgtGTCCTCCAGCGCGCCACCGACCCACTCAGAGAGCACCCCTCCAGGACCCCTCTCCCTGGCGGGCCAGAGCAGTATTGCGGGAGGAGCCGGCAGCGGGAGCGTCTCCGCCAGCCCCAAAGAGAGCAGTTCCAGCAGTGCCTCTCGCTCCACAACCCCAGCGACCCCTGCCCTACTGGATGCCACCTCACGCTGA
- the cbfa2t3 gene encoding protein CBFA2T3 isoform X6 has product MPDSPADVKTQPRSTPPTMPPPPPAVSQATSRNASFTPATSKSMLNGSSHSPTSLNGAPSTPNGFSNGPAMSSTASLSNQQLPPACGARQLCKLKRFLTTLQQFGNDISPEIGERVRSLVLGLVNSTLTIEEFHSKLHEATNFPLRPFVIPFLKANLPLLQRELLHCARLAKQTPAQYLAQHEQLLLDANASSPLDSSEIMLEMNEHGKRRTPDRTKDSSDRDGLHPEHLAKRPCTISPSQRFSPSTGLPAHPPPNGLPTHPPNGLPHPPNPQVGPQHYRLEDMALAHQYRDAFRHSEHRDSRDRHRQTAVHGARQEEVIDHRLTDREWAEEWKHLDNLLNCIMDMVEKTRRSLTVLRRCQEADREEMNHWIRRYSDVEEMKKGGSNGQHCLPPPPTLPPPPTPHHNSSSNTASSSESLPIGTSSAAERQTGRQTEIHRDFLHRPPSGYLPEEIWRKAGTTSMPLSPALKHLQNKQEEAVNEVKRQAMSELQKAVSDAERKAHEMISAERSKMERALAEAKRQASEDALTVINQQEDSSESCWNCGRKASETCSGCNTARYCGSFCQHKDWEKHHHVCGQGLQGLPGGSSVPLGTPSSTSSVSSSAPPTHSESTPPGPLSLAGQSSIAGGAGSGSVSASPKESSSSSASRSTTPATPALLDATSR; this is encoded by the exons ATGCCAGATTCACCTGCGGATGTGAAAACCCAGCCCAGGTCCACCCCACCTACCATGCCTCCTCCACCCCCGGCTGTGAGTCAAGCAACAAGTCGCAACGCCTCATTCACACCGGCCACCAGTAAATCAA tgctgaACGGGAGCAGCCACTCTCCTACCTCGCTAAACGGTGCTCCTTCGACTCCCAATGGCTTCAGTAACGGGCCGGCGATGTCCTCGACGGCCTCCCTGTCTAACCAACAGCTTCCGCCGGCTTGTGGCGCCCGACAACTCTGCAAACTAAAGCGCTTCCTGACCACACTGCAGCAGTTCGGCAACGACATATCCCCCGAGATCGGGGAGAGAGTGCGCAGCCTTGTGTTAGGACTGGTG AACTCCACTCTCACCATTGAAGAGTTTCACTCCAAACTTCACGAGGCCACTAACTTCCCACTGAGGCCTTTTGTCATTCCTTTCTTAAAG GCAAACCTGCCCCTGCTGCAGAGAGAATTGCTCCACTGTGCCAGACTGGCCAAACAGACTCCAGCCCAGTATCTGGCTCAGCATGAGCAGCTCCTCCTGGACGCCAATGCTAGCTCGCCTCTCGACTCCTCGGAGATCATGCTGGAGATGAACGAGCACGGCAAGAGAAGGACTCCTGACAG GACCAAAGACAGCTCAGACAGAGACGGCTTGCATCCGGAGCACCTGGCAAAGCGGCCCTGCACTATCAGCCCCAGCCAACGCTTCAGCCCCAGCACGGGGCTCCCAGCTCACCCGCCTCCCAACGGCCTACCAACGCACCCACCCAACGGTCTGCCCCATCCGCCCAACCCCCAAGTGGGACCCCAGCACTACCGCCTAGAAGACATGGCCCTGGCGCACCAGTACAGGGATGCGTTCAGACACAGCGAACACAGAGACTCTCGAGACAGACACCGGCAGACAG CGGTGCATGGAGCTCGCCAAGAGGAGGTGATCGATCACCGTCTTACAGACCGAGAATGGGCAGAAGAATGGAAACATCTCGATAAT CTCCTTAACTGCATCATGGACATGGTAGAGAAGACTCGCCGCTCCTTGACGGTGCTGCGCCGCTGCCAGGAGGCCGATCGTGAGGAGATGAATCACTGGATCCGCCGCTACAGCGACGTAGAGGAGATGAAAAAAGGTGGGAGCAACGGACAGCActgcctccctcctcctcctactcttcctcctcctcctactcctCACCACAACTCCTCCTCCAACACAGCTAGCAGCAGCGAGTCACTGCCCATAGGAACTTCCTCGGCTGCTGAAAggcagacaggcagacagacag agatCCACAGAGACTTCTTGCACCGGCCTCCCTCAGGATACCTGCCTGAAGAAATCTGGAGGAAAGCCG GTACTACAAGCATGCCGCTTTCCCCAGCTCTAAAGCACCTCCAAAACAAGCAGG AGGAGGCGGTGAATGAAGTGAAGCGGCAAGCCATGTCAGAGCTGCAGAAGGCGGTGTCAGACGCAGAGAGGAAGGCTCACGAGATGATCTCTGCTGAACGATCCAAAATGGAGAGGGCACTGGCCGAGGCAAAGAGACAAGCTTCTGAAGACGCGCTAACGGTCATCAACCAGCAAGAAGACTCCAGCGAG AGCTGCTGGAACTGCGGCAGGAAAGCCAGCGAGACATGCAGCGGCTGCAACACAGCACGCTACTGCGGCTCCTTCTGCCAACACAAAGACTGGGAGAAACACCACCACGTCTGTGGTCAGGGCCTGCAGGGACTGCCGGGGGGCAGCAGCGTTCCCCTGGGAACaccttcctccacctcctccgtGTCCTCCAGCGCGCCACCGACCCACTCAGAGAGCACCCCTCCAGGACCCCTCTCCCTGGCGGGCCAGAGCAGTATTGCGGGAGGAGCCGGCAGCGGGAGCGTCTCCGCCAGCCCCAAAGAGAGCAGTTCCAGCAGTGCCTCTCGCTCCACAACCCCAGCGACCCCTGCCCTACTGGATGCCACCTCACGCTGA